In a genomic window of Spirosoma agri:
- a CDS encoding sensor histidine kinase, with the protein MAQSQSSVDLYVLLFGGSIAILFLVAGLITFLLLYQKRLAKQELAMKQIELNYQRDVIYRTLDAVEDERHRVARDLHDEVGASLSVMRLLVGQLVQSNPIIDPAGSKLKGQIDHTLDTIRRISNDLLPQGLAELGLVYALEGLCEDIMAVTQNDIQLLVQGTVNFSARFNLTIYRLVQELLINATKYAQATCIELQIIVTTDQFRLTYTDNGIGFNMEEAYQKKSLGLKNIETRTQMLGGAVRFKTHAGQGLHVTVEVPLLTDL; encoded by the coding sequence ATGGCTCAGTCCCAATCTTCGGTAGATTTATACGTATTGCTGTTTGGTGGTTCGATCGCCATTTTATTCCTGGTAGCTGGTCTGATAACGTTTCTTTTGTTGTACCAGAAGCGGCTGGCAAAACAGGAGCTGGCGATGAAACAAATAGAACTGAACTACCAGCGCGACGTAATTTATCGTACGTTGGATGCGGTTGAAGACGAGCGTCACCGGGTGGCCCGTGATCTGCACGACGAAGTAGGCGCTTCCCTCTCCGTCATGCGTCTTTTGGTAGGCCAATTGGTTCAATCCAATCCCATCATCGACCCGGCAGGAAGCAAGCTCAAAGGCCAGATCGATCATACGCTGGATACGATTCGGCGCATCTCCAACGATCTGTTACCGCAAGGGTTAGCTGAACTCGGCTTGGTCTACGCGTTGGAGGGCCTGTGTGAGGATATTATGGCTGTAACGCAGAATGATATCCAGTTACTGGTTCAGGGTACGGTTAACTTTAGCGCCCGGTTCAATCTGACCATATACAGGCTCGTTCAGGAGCTACTGATCAATGCCACGAAATACGCCCAGGCCACCTGCATCGAGCTTCAGATCATAGTTACTACGGACCAGTTCCGTCTTACATACACCGACAATGGCATCGGGTTCAATATGGAAGAAGCGTATCAAAAAAAGAGTCTGGGCCTGAAGAATATTGAAACGCGTACTCAAATGCTTGGCGGGGCTGTTCGATTCAAAACCCACGCGGGTCAGGGATTACACGTCACGGTTGAGGTTCCATTACTGACTGACCTATGA
- a CDS encoding phage tail protein, translating into MDEYMGIVKLFAGNFPIKGWAFCNGQLLSISQNSALYSLLGNTYGGDGVSTFALPDLRGRTAVGFGSGPGLQNYNLGEAGGTESVTLTNNQLPVHTHSLNATTNSGTQVSPSGVLLAAATGADEGGTSVTVSTYANGSPNTSLSPNSIGGAGGNQPHENRQPYLGLNYIICTEGLYPPRP; encoded by the coding sequence ATGGATGAGTACATGGGTATTGTCAAGCTGTTCGCAGGAAATTTCCCAATAAAAGGGTGGGCCTTTTGTAATGGTCAATTACTTTCTATCAGTCAAAATTCAGCATTGTACTCCCTGCTGGGCAACACCTACGGGGGCGATGGCGTAAGTACCTTTGCGCTGCCTGATTTGCGGGGACGAACTGCCGTTGGTTTCGGTTCGGGGCCGGGTCTGCAAAACTATAATTTGGGAGAGGCGGGTGGTACGGAAAGCGTCACGCTGACAAACAACCAACTACCGGTTCACACTCACTCCCTGAATGCTACGACAAATTCAGGTACTCAAGTGTCGCCTTCGGGAGTTCTACTCGCTGCCGCTACGGGCGCTGACGAAGGTGGTACTTCGGTCACCGTCAGTACTTATGCAAATGGCTCCCCCAATACCTCGCTTAGTCCAAACAGCATTGGAGGAGCAGGCGGAAACCAGCCCCACGAGAATCGTCAACCCTACCTCGGACTCAACTACATCATTTGCACAGAGGGTCTTTATCCGCCCCGTCCGTAG
- a CDS encoding putative Ig domain-containing protein produces MRFSLLLAFLLTLVAGLTYAQTPTRLFLTRGSGTSSNDALLSVDLNGSLPSTGTVLANDAGNFTQPSDLLYDPATNFLYVVDEYVPASGGGGGVFRYLYNPSTNSVSNRTALVASNGFSYRGLSLDAANNRLYVSQGDANNVTDALLMLSNVTGNGPFTATTLVIGTAADGGFTNPADLVFDPASNYLYVSDQFINTGSIIRYTVNGSGTAVSNRTVVIAAAGSGSIAPGGLALDQANGQLYFTTFTSSNATGDANDALKQVNVGNGASFPGTPSTIINGTNSSLTVPQDLALDRTNGSIYVSNAATGGQVYRYTTSGNNETAIVPGTAVSTYTGLALNGGFTTSSTTVTAINRTGTIPTSAGSVTYSVVFAASVTGLTTNNFSVTPTGSISGASVSSVSGSGTNYTVTVNTGTGSGTLTLNLANSSGVSPTVSNTPFSGQTYTIDKTAPTVSSVSVPANATYRAGQTLSFSVNFAENVIVSGTPQLPLTIGTTTRQANYVSGSGSSALVFTYTVQTGELDTDGIALASALTLNGGTIRDNVNNNATLTLNGVPSTTGILVDAVAPTVTITSSAGPSGSTTGTNPIPFTITFSESVTGLVAGGVSVTGGTPTGFSGSGTIYTLNVTPTANGAVTVNVAANVAQDAAGNGNAAASPFSITYSQPVTAAPVVTSPANSSQLNTSTPTYAGTAPANSTVTVYVDNTAIGTTTANGGTWSLTQPTAIANGTHSVYATAQLSGQAVSANSNTNSFTVDTTVPTVSSVNVPTNATYRAGQTLSFSVNFAENVAVAGTPQLPLTIGSTTRQANYTSGSGSSALVFTYTVQTGELDTDGIALASALTLNGGTIRDNVSNNATLTLNGVPSTTGILVDAVAPTVTITSSAGPSGSTTGTNPIPFTITFSESVTGLVAGGVSVTGGTPTGFSGSGTIYTLNVTPSTNGAVVVNVAANVAQDAAGNGNAAASPFSITYSQPVTAAPVVTSPANSSQLNTSTPTYAGTAPASSTVTVYVDNNAIGTTTAIGGSWSLTQPTALANSTHSVYATAQVSGQAVSANSNTNTFTVNNSMLSLALSVNELCANSPLSLTATATNIGSPVTYSLSSSPAGFSGSGTSPQFTLTAPAIESTTAFTLTVTATSTAGNASATAVVTVNPLPTATLVASGTLTCAQPSITLTAQGGTSYQFSGPGLVSQSANTALVNVAGTYSVTVSSGSGCSSTTSVAVSQENSLPTVTITPASSTLTCANPTLQLTANSSVSTLRWSTGASTPSISVSAAGTYSVTATGTNGCTATASAQVIQDNTVPTPSLTASALTTVNQPISVTASGCSGTLTWQVQGGAGQANGSVYTLTQPGNYTLSATCTVGSCTSPPAPVLLLTIQAPNTNFAITGVTMVNCYQANPSRGEYLVQFTPQYAGQNSNPISFSVVRELAPTTQPAPYVLNLYQDNPVITLVANQAGNGEARYNYNWLASCNSGSSPNQPPTTLGIGAQTLTVNQPYQLNLSSYFTDPEGQPLTYSATGLPAGLSVAGSVLSGTPSQTGTFGVSITAIDPGNLSVSSNFTLTVQTQPSQPTAFTIASVNTVSCEVLSAGQRRVRFTPQYSGLSGQPITFRVVNELAPTTQAAPYSLDLYTDNPVIELRASQAGTAGEVSFSYNWLAACGSTPPVNGAPTVTQTIPNQVGAVNQAFSYSIPAGTFTDPNGDALVLTASGLPSGLSLNGSVISGTPSSSGVSTVSITATDPGNLSASTRFTLTINQITIPPTQDFAITGVSLLTCQAVNGQQRLIRFSPQYSGLTGQPVSFSVANELAPTNAGGPYELRLYLDNPVIVLKAAQAGTANEASFSYNWLAACGSASGRRPADELPAFNVVVLGNPVESTTAEVAIHGAQGQTVAVRVVDLQGKLVATIRIEQAQAVERVSLPLGTSSGVLLLEVRTPTQYQQVKLVKH; encoded by the coding sequence ATGCGCTTCTCACTTTTACTAGCTTTTCTGCTGACACTTGTTGCCGGGCTCACCTACGCACAGACACCTACGCGGCTATTTCTCACTCGTGGTAGCGGCACTTCGTCGAATGATGCACTACTTTCAGTCGATTTGAATGGTTCGCTGCCGTCCACGGGCACTGTACTGGCTAACGATGCTGGCAACTTCACTCAGCCAAGCGATTTACTTTACGACCCAGCCACTAATTTTCTCTACGTAGTAGATGAATACGTACCTGCAAGTGGAGGAGGTGGCGGTGTATTTCGCTATCTGTATAATCCTTCAACTAACTCTGTATCGAACCGAACGGCGCTAGTGGCATCCAACGGCTTCAGCTATCGGGGTCTGTCCCTTGACGCAGCCAACAATCGACTGTATGTCTCTCAGGGAGATGCCAATAATGTGACGGATGCACTGCTGATGCTGAGTAACGTAACTGGTAACGGTCCCTTCACCGCAACAACACTTGTTATTGGTACAGCAGCCGACGGCGGTTTTACGAATCCGGCTGACCTCGTCTTCGATCCAGCCAGTAATTACCTCTACGTATCGGACCAGTTTATCAATACGGGTTCGATAATACGATATACGGTGAATGGCAGCGGTACGGCCGTTTCAAACCGCACGGTTGTAATTGCGGCAGCAGGTAGTGGAAGCATTGCACCAGGGGGGTTGGCACTTGATCAGGCAAACGGTCAACTCTACTTCACTACGTTTACCAGCAGCAATGCGACTGGTGATGCGAACGACGCGCTCAAGCAGGTAAATGTAGGTAATGGAGCCAGTTTCCCCGGTACACCAAGCACAATAATAAACGGAACGAACTCGTCTTTAACCGTACCTCAGGATTTAGCCCTGGATCGCACCAATGGGTCTATTTATGTTTCGAATGCGGCAACGGGCGGCCAGGTATACCGCTACACCACGAGTGGAAATAACGAAACGGCCATCGTTCCCGGAACAGCGGTAAGTACCTATACCGGTCTGGCGCTGAACGGTGGTTTTACAACCTCCAGCACGACCGTCACCGCTATCAATCGGACAGGTACTATCCCGACCAGTGCAGGTAGTGTAACTTACTCAGTGGTCTTTGCCGCAAGCGTGACGGGCCTTACGACGAATAATTTCTCGGTAACACCGACCGGCAGCATTAGTGGAGCCAGCGTCAGCAGCGTGTCAGGTTCGGGCACTAACTATACTGTAACGGTAAACACGGGCACGGGCAGTGGTACGCTTACGCTAAATCTAGCTAATAGCTCGGGGGTCTCCCCTACCGTTTCCAACACGCCCTTTAGCGGACAGACTTATACCATCGACAAAACAGCGCCCACAGTGAGCAGCGTGAGCGTACCCGCCAACGCCACCTACCGCGCCGGACAGACGCTGAGCTTCTCGGTCAACTTCGCCGAAAACGTCATCGTCTCGGGCACCCCGCAACTGCCACTCACCATCGGCACCACTACCCGGCAAGCCAACTACGTATCGGGCAGTGGCAGCTCCGCCCTGGTCTTCACCTACACCGTCCAGACCGGCGAGCTGGACACTGACGGCATCGCACTGGCCTCCGCCCTGACTCTCAACGGGGGCACTATCCGCGACAATGTCAATAACAATGCCACCCTGACCCTCAACGGTGTCCCTTCCACCACCGGCATCCTGGTCGACGCCGTGGCCCCCACCGTGACCATCACCTCCTCGGCGGGACCGTCGGGCTCCACCACCGGCACCAACCCCATCCCCTTCACTATCACCTTCTCCGAAAGCGTGACCGGTTTGGTAGCTGGCGGAGTGAGCGTGACCGGCGGCACACCCACTGGCTTCAGTGGCAGCGGCACCATCTACACCCTCAACGTGACCCCTACGGCCAACGGAGCGGTGACGGTCAATGTGGCCGCTAATGTGGCCCAGGATGCCGCCGGCAACGGTAACGCAGCGGCCAGCCCGTTCAGCATCACCTACAGCCAGCCCGTCACGGCGGCTCCGGTGGTGACCAGCCCGGCCAACAGCAGCCAGCTCAACACCAGCACGCCCACCTACGCGGGGACGGCCCCAGCCAACAGCACCGTGACGGTCTACGTCGACAACACCGCCATCGGCACCACCACTGCCAACGGGGGGACCTGGAGCCTGACGCAGCCCACGGCTATAGCGAACGGCACCCACTCAGTCTACGCCACGGCCCAGCTCAGCGGGCAGGCCGTGAGTGCAAACTCCAACACCAACTCCTTTACCGTCGATACCACCGTCCCCACAGTGAGCAGCGTGAACGTACCCACCAACGCCACCTACCGCGCCGGACAGACGCTGAGCTTCTCGGTCAACTTCGCCGAAAACGTCGCCGTCGCGGGAACCCCACAACTGCCACTCACCATCGGCTCCACCACCCGGCAGGCCAACTACACCTCCGGCAGTGGCAGCTCCGCCCTGGTCTTTACTTACACCGTCCAGACCGGCGAGCTGGACACTGACGGCATCGCACTGGCCTCCGCCCTGACCCTCAACGGGGGCACCATCCGCGACAATGTCAGTAACAACGCCACCCTGACCCTCAACGGTGTCCCTTCCACCACCGGCATCCTGGTCGACGCCGTGGCCCCCACCGTGACCATCACCTCCTCAGCAGGACCGTCGGGCTCCACCACCGGCACCAACCCCATCCCCTTCACCATCACCTTCTCCGAAAGCGTGACCGGTTTGGTGGCTGGCGGAGTGAGCGTGACCGGCGGCACACCCACTGGCTTCAGTGGCAGCGGCACCATCTACACCCTCAACGTGACCCCCTCGACCAACGGAGCGGTAGTGGTCAATGTGGCCGCTAATGTGGCCCAGGATGCCGCCGGCAACGGTAACGCAGCGGCCAGCCCGTTCAGCATCACCTACAGCCAGCCCGTCACGGCGGCTCCGGTGGTGACCAGCCCGGCCAACAGCAGCCAGCTCAACACCAGCACGCCCACCTACGCGGGGACGGCCCCGGCCAGCAGCACCGTGACGGTGTATGTGGACAACAACGCCATCGGCACCACCACCGCCATCGGGGGAAGCTGGTCACTGACTCAGCCCACGGCCCTGGCCAACAGCACCCATTCGGTCTACGCCACGGCTCAAGTGAGCGGGCAGGCCGTGAGTGCAAACTCCAACACCAATACCTTTACTGTCAACAACTCGATGCTTAGCCTGGCTCTGTCGGTAAACGAGTTATGCGCTAATAGTCCGCTCAGTCTGACGGCTACAGCTACGAACATCGGTTCTCCCGTAACCTATTCGCTCAGTAGTAGCCCCGCTGGCTTTTCGGGTTCAGGCACCTCGCCCCAGTTTACCCTGACTGCCCCCGCGATTGAGTCGACAACGGCCTTCACATTGACCGTTACCGCTACCAGCACAGCCGGTAACGCTAGTGCCACTGCGGTTGTTACGGTGAATCCCCTGCCCACAGCTACGTTGGTAGCGAGTGGCACGCTGACTTGCGCGCAACCCAGTATCACGCTAACGGCCCAGGGAGGAACCTCCTATCAATTCAGCGGACCCGGTCTGGTCAGTCAGTCGGCAAATACAGCGCTGGTCAATGTGGCCGGTACGTATTCAGTGACGGTGAGTTCAGGTAGCGGTTGTTCCAGTACGACTAGTGTGGCTGTTAGCCAGGAAAATAGCCTGCCTACGGTGACTATTACCCCGGCCAGCAGTACGTTGACTTGTGCCAATCCGACCTTGCAACTGACGGCCAATAGCTCGGTCTCAACCCTGCGTTGGAGTACGGGAGCCAGCACGCCCAGCATTTCGGTGAGTGCTGCGGGCACTTATTCAGTGACGGCTACAGGTACCAATGGATGTACAGCCACGGCCAGTGCTCAGGTGATCCAGGACAATACCGTGCCCACACCAAGCCTGACAGCCAGTGCCCTGACAACCGTCAATCAGCCCATTTCCGTTACCGCCAGCGGTTGCAGTGGTACGCTTACCTGGCAGGTACAGGGGGGGGCAGGCCAGGCCAACGGGTCAGTCTATACGCTCACCCAGCCGGGCAACTATACGCTCTCGGCAACCTGTACAGTGGGCAGTTGCACCAGTCCACCCGCCCCGGTCCTGCTGCTAACCATTCAGGCTCCCAATACGAACTTCGCGATCACAGGCGTAACCATGGTCAACTGTTATCAGGCCAACCCCAGCCGGGGCGAGTATCTTGTGCAGTTCACCCCCCAGTACGCCGGGCAAAACAGCAACCCCATCAGTTTTTCGGTGGTGCGCGAACTGGCACCCACTACCCAGCCAGCCCCTTATGTGCTGAATCTCTACCAGGATAATCCCGTTATTACGCTGGTAGCCAATCAGGCGGGTAATGGCGAAGCTCGCTACAATTACAACTGGCTGGCGTCCTGTAATTCGGGTAGCAGCCCCAATCAGCCGCCAACCACGTTGGGTATCGGGGCTCAGACGCTAACCGTGAATCAGCCTTATCAGCTCAACCTGAGTAGTTACTTCACCGATCCGGAAGGACAGCCGCTAACGTACTCAGCTACGGGTCTGCCCGCCGGATTGAGCGTAGCGGGTAGCGTGCTCAGCGGTACACCTTCGCAGACTGGTACGTTTGGCGTAAGCATCACAGCCATCGATCCGGGCAACCTCTCCGTCAGTAGCAATTTCACCCTGACGGTGCAGACCCAACCGAGCCAGCCAACGGCTTTTACAATCGCGAGCGTCAATACAGTCAGCTGTGAGGTGCTCTCGGCCGGTCAGCGCCGGGTTCGGTTTACGCCCCAGTACAGTGGACTTTCGGGTCAGCCGATTACGTTTCGGGTGGTGAACGAACTCGCTCCGACGACCCAGGCGGCTCCTTATAGTCTGGACCTGTACACCGATAATCCAGTAATTGAGTTGCGGGCCAGTCAGGCGGGTACAGCAGGCGAAGTGAGCTTTAGCTACAACTGGCTGGCAGCCTGCGGTAGCACACCTCCGGTAAACGGGGCTCCTACGGTTACACAAACAATACCTAATCAGGTGGGTGCCGTGAACCAGGCGTTCAGCTACAGCATCCCGGCGGGTACATTCACCGATCCGAACGGGGATGCGCTGGTCCTAACCGCTAGTGGCCTACCATCAGGCTTGAGCCTGAATGGATCAGTGATCAGCGGTACGCCTTCGAGCAGTGGAGTATCAACAGTGAGCATCACAGCCACTGACCCCGGCAACCTATCGGCAAGTACCCGTTTTACACTGACCATCAACCAGATCACGATACCGCCTACGCAGGATTTTGCGATAACTGGGGTAAGTTTGCTCACCTGTCAGGCAGTAAATGGACAACAGCGCCTAATCCGTTTCAGCCCACAGTATAGCGGTTTGACGGGCCAACCGGTGAGTTTTTCGGTGGCCAACGAACTGGCTCCCACGAATGCAGGTGGTCCGTATGAGCTGCGGTTATATCTGGACAATCCGGTCATTGTGCTCAAAGCCGCCCAGGCGGGTACGGCAAATGAAGCCAGCTTCAGCTACAACTGGCTGGCAGCCTGTGGCAGTGCTTCGGGTCGTCGGCCCGCCGACGAATTACCGGCCTTCAATGTAGTAGTACTGGGTAATCCGGTAGAGAGTACTACCGCTGAAGTAGCGATTCATGGGGCACAGGGACAAACGGTGGCGGTGCGTGTAGTAGATCTGCAAGGCAAGCTGGTGGCTACGATTCGGATTGAGCAGGCCCAGGCCGTTGAACGGGTAAGCTTACCGTTGGGGACCAGTAGTGGAGTGCTGCTTCTGGAGGTGCGTACGCCAACCCAGTATCAGCAGGTCAAACTGGTAAAACACTAA
- a CDS encoding SDR family oxidoreductase has protein sequence MNENQLSRRQIIGGIGSSLAATVIAPAVFANSENQTTTGTAPAALVDPTTKYPKPPFKAQPQPWPGLASKMDPRPDHGETSYKGSGRLTGRKALITGGDSGMGRAAAIAYAREGADVAINYLPAEESDAKEVIDLIKKEGRKAIAIPGDLRDEAFCKRLVDEAVKGLGGLDILVSNAARQQQRESILELTSEDFDATMKTNIYAPFWIIKAALPHMPAGSSIIGTTSEQAYDPSANLYDYAQTKAATMNFVKSLAKQLGPKGIRVNGVAPGPIWTPLQPSGGATQEKLKTFGGDTPLGRPGQPVELASIYVQLAANDGSYATGQVYGAAGGGGQP, from the coding sequence ATGAATGAGAATCAATTGAGCCGACGCCAGATCATTGGTGGCATCGGCAGCAGCTTAGCCGCTACCGTAATAGCACCAGCGGTTTTTGCCAATTCGGAAAACCAGACCACAACGGGAACCGCTCCGGCAGCCCTTGTCGATCCAACGACCAAATACCCAAAACCTCCCTTCAAAGCCCAGCCCCAACCGTGGCCGGGACTGGCGAGTAAGATGGACCCCCGCCCCGATCATGGCGAAACCAGCTACAAAGGATCGGGACGCTTAACGGGTCGGAAAGCCCTGATCACCGGCGGTGATTCGGGAATGGGTCGGGCAGCCGCGATTGCCTATGCCCGTGAGGGAGCCGATGTAGCCATCAATTATCTGCCCGCTGAGGAATCCGATGCCAAAGAGGTCATTGACCTGATCAAGAAAGAAGGCCGCAAGGCGATTGCCATTCCCGGTGATCTCCGCGACGAAGCGTTCTGTAAACGACTGGTCGATGAAGCGGTGAAAGGGTTGGGGGGGTTAGACATTCTGGTCAGTAATGCGGCCCGTCAGCAACAGCGCGAATCCATTCTGGAGCTAACCTCGGAAGACTTCGATGCCACGATGAAGACGAATATCTACGCGCCTTTCTGGATTATCAAAGCGGCACTACCGCACATGCCAGCCGGCTCGTCCATTATCGGCACTACCTCCGAACAGGCGTATGATCCTTCGGCTAACCTGTACGACTATGCTCAAACGAAAGCGGCTACGATGAATTTTGTCAAGTCGCTGGCTAAGCAGCTTGGTCCAAAAGGCATACGGGTAAATGGTGTAGCACCGGGCCCGATCTGGACACCGTTGCAACCCAGTGGTGGTGCCACCCAGGAAAAACTAAAAACGTTTGGCGGGGATACTCCGCTGGGCCGTCCTGGACAACCCGTTGAGCTGGCGTCTATTTATGTTCAACTGGCAGCCAATGATGGCAGCTACGCCACGGGACAGGTGTACGGTGCAGCAGGTGGAGGTGGACAGCCTTAG
- a CDS encoding M3 family metallopeptidase, with protein MNYRHSLFALTLVMTAFSPDTDTPRVATANVAPYASNPFFSTYNTPFGVPPFDLIKPEHFEPAIDEGIRQQTAEIATITKQTVAPTFANTIEAVEASGDLLRRVNTVLGNLNGANTNDQLQKIAQTVAPKLAKHSDDIMLNPVLFSRVKAVYEGRNKLKLAGDQQRLLEKMYKNFVRNGAALTTDKQDRLRQINGELSVLTLKFGQNLLAENNAYALVIDKPEDLSGLPASVVAAAADDAKKRKLDGKWVFTLQNPSIMPFLQYADNRKLREQIFRAYLERANHNDEHDNKSIMANMVALRAEKAQLLGYDNHAAYVLEESMAQTPEKVAQLLNQLWTATVPVAKQEAADLQAMMDKENKANPGQSEKLASWDWRYYAEKLRKEKYALDEQELRPYFSLESVREGIFTLTNRLYGLRFERRTDVPVYHEEATAYEVKEADGRHIGLIYMDFYPRASKRGGAWMTSYRRQEVENGKQITPVVSIVCNFSKPSGNAPALLTLNETSTFFHEFGHALHGLLSNVHYGSQSGTSVPRDFVELPSQIMENWAVEPEMLKLFAKHYQTGAVIPDALVDKIKRSQLFNQGFETSEYLAASLLDMAYHTLKPGQAPSDVLAFEKQAMDKIGLIDQIPPRYRSTYFQHIFSGGYSAGYYSYIWSAVLDADAFEVFKQKGLFDPKSAQSFRKNILERGGTDDPMMLYRKFRGAEPDIKPLLRRRGLLKNV; from the coding sequence ATGAACTACAGACACTCTCTTTTCGCGCTGACTTTAGTAATGACGGCTTTTTCTCCAGATACTGACACGCCCCGCGTCGCTACCGCAAACGTAGCACCCTACGCGTCGAATCCTTTTTTCAGTACATACAACACCCCGTTTGGTGTGCCGCCCTTCGATTTGATCAAGCCCGAGCATTTCGAACCCGCTATCGACGAGGGGATCCGGCAGCAAACAGCTGAAATCGCAACGATCACCAAACAGACGGTAGCGCCCACGTTTGCCAACACCATCGAGGCCGTCGAAGCCAGTGGTGATCTGCTCCGGCGCGTCAACACGGTTCTGGGTAATCTCAACGGGGCTAATACCAACGATCAGTTGCAGAAAATTGCGCAGACGGTTGCCCCTAAACTGGCCAAGCACAGCGATGATATTATGCTCAATCCCGTGTTGTTTAGCCGGGTGAAAGCCGTTTACGAAGGTCGTAACAAACTCAAACTGGCGGGTGATCAGCAGCGGTTACTCGAAAAAATGTACAAGAATTTTGTGCGCAACGGGGCCGCCTTGACGACTGACAAACAGGATCGGTTGCGGCAAATCAACGGCGAACTGTCGGTGCTGACGCTCAAATTTGGGCAGAATCTGCTCGCCGAGAACAATGCCTATGCCCTGGTTATCGACAAGCCGGAAGATCTGAGTGGCTTACCTGCTTCGGTAGTAGCCGCAGCTGCCGACGACGCGAAAAAGCGTAAACTGGACGGTAAGTGGGTGTTCACTCTGCAAAATCCGAGCATCATGCCGTTTTTGCAGTATGCTGATAACCGGAAGTTACGGGAACAGATTTTCCGGGCCTACCTCGAACGGGCTAATCACAACGACGAGCACGACAATAAGTCGATTATGGCGAACATGGTAGCGCTCCGGGCTGAGAAAGCCCAGTTGCTGGGTTACGATAATCACGCGGCTTACGTGCTGGAAGAGAGTATGGCCCAAACGCCCGAGAAAGTCGCTCAGCTGTTAAATCAACTCTGGACGGCCACGGTCCCTGTCGCTAAGCAGGAAGCGGCTGACTTACAGGCGATGATGGATAAAGAAAACAAAGCCAATCCCGGCCAGAGCGAGAAACTGGCCAGCTGGGACTGGCGCTATTATGCCGAGAAACTGCGCAAGGAAAAATATGCCCTCGACGAGCAGGAACTTCGTCCTTACTTCTCTCTGGAAAGCGTGCGCGAAGGTATCTTCACGCTCACTAACCGGCTTTATGGACTTCGCTTCGAGCGTCGTACCGATGTGCCGGTCTACCACGAGGAGGCTACGGCTTACGAAGTGAAAGAGGCCGATGGGCGGCACATAGGGCTGATCTACATGGATTTTTACCCGCGGGCCAGCAAACGCGGAGGTGCCTGGATGACTAGTTACCGGCGGCAGGAAGTCGAAAACGGCAAACAGATAACGCCGGTTGTGTCGATCGTCTGTAACTTCTCGAAGCCGAGCGGCAACGCGCCCGCGCTGCTTACCTTAAACGAAACCAGCACGTTCTTTCACGAGTTTGGACACGCACTACATGGGCTGTTGTCGAATGTTCACTACGGAAGTCAGTCGGGTACGTCGGTTCCCCGCGATTTTGTGGAATTGCCGTCGCAGATTATGGAAAACTGGGCCGTAGAGCCCGAAATGCTAAAACTGTTTGCGAAACATTACCAGACAGGCGCGGTCATTCCGGATGCATTGGTTGACAAGATCAAGCGGAGCCAGCTGTTCAATCAGGGCTTCGAAACCAGTGAATACCTGGCCGCTTCGCTGCTGGATATGGCTTACCATACACTGAAACCAGGGCAGGCTCCGTCGGATGTACTGGCCTTCGAGAAGCAGGCAATGGACAAGATTGGCCTGATCGATCAGATTCCGCCCCGTTACCGGAGCACCTACTTCCAGCATATCTTCTCGGGTGGTTACTCGGCTGGTTACTACAGCTACATCTGGTCGGCGGTGCTGGATGCTGATGCGTTTGAGGTGTTCAAGCAAAAGGGATTGTTTGATCCGAAGTCGGCCCAATCGTTCCGGAAGAATATTCTGGAACGGGGCGGTACGGACGATCCGATGATGTTATACCGCAAATTTCGGGGTGCCGAGCCCGACATCAAGCCGTTACTCCGCCGACGTGGGTTACTCAAGAACGTGTAG